The following are from one region of the Aphis gossypii isolate Hap1 unplaced genomic scaffold, ASM2018417v2 Contig00322, whole genome shotgun sequence genome:
- the LOC126553747 gene encoding zinc finger MYM-type protein 1-like codes for MNKSVATSSISNYLDENAHLEHNEVESVILNTESTAINDESAHLEHNEVESVILNTESTAINVENITLDLNSEYPTDRGKFTDNITDFNLKKQIIAYGPCKPTNQYFLKNVSLKESGRSFSIDYYHLTTKTGMKIPRQWLCFSVIMNKVYCETCWLFANRLNGNFKYNWIHGICDWQNLSTKIMKHEKSHQHLEAVQIRLLWVKNETIEKNLEKQISIEAQFWKDVLTRLIKIILCLTAGNCALRGNEGKKNTVSEGNFLRTVKLLAEYDPVLNRLLYTEEMKIKYLSWKIQNELIELLAFNVKKLICDEIRNAQCFTIIMDSTQDITKVDQVSLIIRYVVVDYDEKSFKIMESFLGFYPLINHGAEDHVNLIYEILNNCNLDIKRCRGQGYDGASVMSGAYTGVQKRISDVVPSASYIHCTAHNLNLVISDIAKSSQKVALFFDVVQDIFLFFSKSAPRWTSLAFGEKIADQIRNKVLKKS; via the exons ATGAACAAA TCAGTAGCTACTAGTAGCATATCTAACTacctag atgaaaATGCTCATCTAGAACATAATGAGGTCGAATCAGTTATATTGAACACAGAATCAACTGCAATAAAtg atgAAAGTGCTCATCTAGAACATAATGAGGTCGAATCAGTTATATTGAACACAGAATCAACTGCAATAAAtg tggAAAATATTACACTTGATTTGAATTCAGAATACCCTACTGATAGAGGCAAGTTCACTGACAACATAActgattttaacttaaaaaaacaaattattgcaTATGGTCCATGTAAGCCAacaaaccaatattttttgaaaaatgtcagTTTGAAAGAATCAGGTCGTTCTTTTTcaattgattattatcatttgacTACTAAAACTGGAATGAAAATTCCAAGGCAATGGTTATGTTTTTCAGTTATAATGAATAAGGTATACTGTGAAACTTGTTGGCTCTTTGCTAACAGATTGAACGgaaatttcaagtataattGGATTCATGGTATATGTGACTGGCAAAATTtgagtacaaaaataatgaaacatgAAAAATCCCATCAACACTTAGAAGCTGTTCAAATACGATTACTCTgggttaaaaatgaaacaatcgaaaaaaatttagagaaaCAAATTTCGATTGAAGCTCAATTTTGGAAAGATGTTTTGActagattaataaaaattattttatgtcttaCTGCTGGAAACTGTGCATTAAGAGGAAATGaagggaaaaaaaatactgtttcaGAAGGGAATTTTCTACGCACCGTTAAACTTCTTGCCGAATATGATCCTGTATTGAACAGATTACTTTACACTgaagaaatgaaaataaaatatcttagttGGAAAATACAGAATGAGCTCATCGAACTATTGgcgtttaatgttaaaaaattaatctgtGACGAGATTCGAAATGCTCAATgctttactataataatggaCTCTACTCAAGATATCACAAAAGTAGACCAggttagtttaattataagataTGTTGTAGTTGATTATGATGAAAAATCTTTCAAAATAATGGAATCTTTTTTGGGATTTTATCCATTAATTAATCATGGAGCTGAAGatcatgttaatttaatttatgaaatattgaacaattgtAACTTGGACATAAAAAGATGTAGAGGTCAAGGGTATGATGGGGCATCAGTTATGAGTGGTGCATATACTGGTGTCCAAAAAAGGATTTCAGATGTTGTACCAAGTGCTTCCTACATTCATTGCACAGCTCATAACCTCAATTTGGTTATTTCTGATATTGCTAAAAGCTCTCAAAAAGTAGCTTTATTCTTTGATGTTGTACAAGatatatttctgttttttaGCAAGAGTGCACCTAGATGGACATCATTGGCTTTTGGCGAAAAGATTGCAGatcaaataagaaataaagtattaaaaaaa agCTAA
- the LOC126553766 gene encoding zinc finger MYM-type protein 1-like has product MESFEFVMLMTIWENILKPLSVVSKVLQSPQTNLHKACDLLQGTILSIEKMRGDYDELVASATGLCHKWGISITKPTTRKIYSKQYFGEIQGDRRFDVPEEKFRVAIFYPLIDTALFQLRDRFKGLHSVSRNFEFLLPQNIVAMKESEIVKSCYDFISFYNNDVTTDLIRQLISLKEFIINTKIQTIQELTYFVIENDLSSLYSEILTASIIYLSLPVTVATAERSFSKLKLLKNYLRNSISQDRLTGISILNIEKSKTKELDLDKLINDFANIKSRKKNFLK; this is encoded by the coding sequence atggaatcatTTGAATTTGTTATGTTAATGACCATttgggaaaatattttaaaacctttaTCGGTTGTATCAAAGGTACTACAATCACCACAAACCAATCTTCACAAGGCATGTGACTTATTGCAAGgaacaattttatcaattgaaaaaatgaGAGGAGATTATGATGAACTCGTTGCATCAGCAACTGGATTATGTCATAAATGGGGTATATCTATTACAAAACCTACAACccgtaaaatatattcaaaacaatacTTTGGAGAAATTCAAGGAGATAGACGATTTGATGTGCCCGAAGAAAAATTTCGTGTAGCAATTTTTTATCCTCTCATTGATACAGCTTTATTTCAGTTGCGAGATCGATTTAAAGGACTTCATTCTGTTTcaagaaattttgaatttttacttCCACAAAATATAGTTGCCATGAAAGAGTCAGAAATAGTTAAATCTTGTTATGATTTCAtatcattttacaataatgatgTCACAACAGATTTGATAAGACaactaatttcattaaaagaatttattataaatacaaaaattcaaactattcaagaattgacatattttgtaattgaaaatgaTCTTTCATCACTGTACAGTGAAATTCTGACTGCttctattatatacttaagtcTTCCAGTTACCGTCGCTACAGCCGAAAggtcattttcaaaattaaaattattgaaaaactatCTTCGGAATTCAATTTCACAAGACAGATTAACTGGCATCAGTATACTTAAcatagaaaaatcaaaaactaaagAACTTGATCTTGACAAATTGATAAATGACTTTGCTAACATTAAATCTAGaaagaaaaactttttaaaataa